One genomic window of Cricetulus griseus strain 17A/GY chromosome 3, alternate assembly CriGri-PICRH-1.0, whole genome shotgun sequence includes the following:
- the LOC113835141 gene encoding transcription factor Maf — protein MASELAMNNSDLPTSPLAMEYVNDFDLMKFEVKKEPVETDRIISQCGRLIAGGSLSSTPMSTPCSSVPPSPSFSAPSPGSGSEQKAHLEDYYWMTGYPQQLNPEALGFSPEDAVEALISNSHQLQGGFDGYARGAQQLAAAAGAGAGASLGGSSEEMGPAAAVVSAVIAAAAAQSGAAPHYHHHHHHAAGHHHHPTAGAPGAAGNASASAGGAGGAAAARPAPEAGGGAGRRGRGGAGGALHPHHAAGGLHFDDRFSDEQLVTMSVRELNRQLRGVSKEEVIRLKQKRRTLKNRGYAQSCRFKRVQQRHVLESEKNQLLQQVDHLKQEISRLVRERDAYKEKYEKLVSSGFRENGSSSDNPSSPEFFM, from the coding sequence atggcttcAGAACTGGCAATGAACAATTCCGACCTGCCCACCAGTCCCCTGGCCATGGAATATGTTAATGACTTCGATCTGATGAAGTTTGAAGTGAAAAAGGAACCGGTGGAGACCGACCGCATCATCAGCCAGTGCGGCCGTCTCATCGCTGGGGGCTCGCTGTCCTCTACCCCCATGAGCACGCCCTGCAGCTCGGTGCCCCCGTCCCCCAGCTTCTCGGCGCCCAGCCCGGGCTCGGGCAGCGAACAGAAGGCGCACCTGGAAGACTACTACTGGATGACCGGCTACCCGCAGCAGCTCAACCCCGAGGCGCTGGGCTTCAGCCCGGAGGACGCGGTCGAGGCACTCATCAGCAACAGCCACCAGCTCCAGGGTGGCTTCGATGGCTACGCGCGGGGAGCACAGCAGCTGGCCGCAGCGGCGGGGGCCGGCGCCGGCGCCTCCCTGGGCGGCAGCAGCGAGGAGATGGGCCCCGCCGCCGCCGTGGTGTCCGCCGTGATCGCCGCGGCCGCCGCACAGAGCGGCGCGGCACCGcactaccatcatcaccaccaccacgccgcggggcaccaccaccacccgacgGCCGGCGCCCCGGGAGCCGCGGGCAACGCGTCCGCCTCTGCGGGCGGCGCGGGTGGCGCGGCGGCGGCCCGGCCAGCGCCGGAGGCGGGCGGCGGCGCGGGGCGGCGGGGGCGCGGCGGGGCGGGGGGCGCCCTGCACCCGCACCATGCTGCGGGAGGCCTGCACTTCGACGACCGCTTCTCGGACGAGCAGTTGGTGACCATGTCGGTGCGCGAGCTGAACCGGCAGCTGCGAGGGGTCAGCAAGGAGGAGGTGATCCGACTGAAGCAGAAGAGGCGGACCCTGAAAAACCGCGGCTATGCCCAGTCCTGCCGCTTCAAGAGGGTGCAGCAGAGACACGTCCTGGAGTCGGAGAAGAACCAGCTGCTGCAGCAGGTCGACCACCTCAAGCAGGAGATCTCCAGGCTGGTGCGCGAAAGGGACGCCTACAAGGAGAAATACGAGAAGTTGGTGAGCAGCGGGTTCCGAGAAAACGGCTCAAGCAGCGACAACCCGTCCTCTCCCGAATTTTTCATGTGA